Proteins encoded by one window of Streptomyces sp. LX-29:
- a CDS encoding EAL domain-containing protein, which yields MAVVHPDGTVLEANPAFGALLGADPAQLAARDAADLADLREDPLTWAEFREVLRGCRDRLCRTRRLKRTDGQVLWAEVTVESTPDGRSVLLSLVDISDRRDLQARLNHVRLHDPVTRLPNRALFFERLAVALEEAAASALPNGRAPGGGHPDGRAPGAGHPDGRTAGAAHPDGRTAGAGHPDGRPPGGGHPSDAPPGAAGLPSGRRPGGGLPDSPGLPGLPGSPCPPGNPGPPGPPGPPGNTGPPGSPGSGTPGGVAPGGAPPGGGARPGEAGAPTGPPSAGTDHHADAGRRTGRVGLCYLDLDGFKAINDTLGHRVGDRLLSAVAQRLTDCARPGGHLVARLGGDEFALLVEDSQGTEQLCDLARCVLAALQQPFDLGGHRLSVSASIGVVERAAAETHATWLMQAADTTLYWAKADGKARWTLFDPERNAHRMTRQALSSALRGAVEREEFVLEYQPLVGLVDGVLRGVEALVRWQHPRFGRLSPNRFIALAEENGAIVPLGRWILETACRQGRSWQLTHPHNPLVMSVNVAVRQVWDSDLVADVATILGRTGLPPHLLQLELTESAVMGSAGRPLEALQQLSDMGVAIAIDDFGTGYSNLAYLSRLPVNTLKLDGSFVQGFRAGAQPNPADETIVKALVDLAHRLGQTVTVECVESAEQAERLARIGCDTGQGWFYSRPVSPELITAMIGGCAGYAAAVGGA from the coding sequence ATGGCCGTCGTCCACCCGGACGGGACGGTGCTGGAGGCCAACCCGGCCTTCGGCGCGCTGTTGGGCGCCGACCCGGCGCAGCTGGCGGCGCGCGACGCCGCCGACCTGGCCGACCTACGGGAGGACCCGCTCACCTGGGCCGAGTTCCGCGAGGTGCTGCGCGGCTGTCGGGACCGGCTCTGCCGCACCCGACGACTGAAACGCACCGACGGACAGGTGCTGTGGGCCGAGGTCACGGTGGAGTCGACGCCGGACGGCCGCAGCGTGCTGCTCTCGCTCGTCGACATCAGCGACCGGCGGGACCTCCAGGCGCGACTGAACCATGTGCGGCTGCACGACCCGGTGACCCGACTGCCCAACCGGGCACTCTTCTTCGAGCGGCTGGCGGTGGCCCTGGAGGAGGCCGCGGCGAGCGCGCTCCCGAACGGCCGGGCTCCGGGCGGCGGACACCCCGACGGCCGGGCTCCGGGCGCCGGGCATCCCGACGGCCGGACTGCGGGCGCCGCACATCCCGACGGCCGGACTGCGGGCGCCGGACATCCCGACGGCCGGCCGCCGGGCGGTGGACATCCGAGCGACGCGCCTCCGGGCGCTGCCGGGCTGCCGAGCGGCCGGCGTCCCGGGGGCGGCCTCCCTGACAGCCCTGGCCTCCCTGGTCTCCCCGGCAGCCCTTGCCCTCCTGGCAACCCTGGACCCCCTGGCCCCCCTGGCCCCCCTGGCAACACTGGTCCCCCCGGCAGCCCCGGCAGCGGAACGCCGGGCGGGGTGGCGCCCGGCGGTGCGCCCCCGGGCGGCGGAGCCCGGCCCGGGGAAGCGGGCGCCCCCACCGGCCCCCCGTCCGCCGGCACGGACCACCACGCCGACGCCGGCCGGCGCACCGGCCGGGTGGGCCTGTGCTACCTGGACCTGGACGGCTTCAAGGCGATCAACGACACCCTCGGCCACCGGGTCGGCGACCGGCTGCTCAGCGCGGTGGCGCAACGGCTGACCGACTGCGCGCGGCCCGGCGGCCATCTGGTCGCGCGGCTGGGCGGGGACGAGTTCGCGCTGCTGGTGGAGGACTCGCAGGGCACCGAGCAACTGTGCGACCTGGCGCGGTGCGTCCTCGCCGCGCTCCAGCAGCCGTTCGACCTCGGCGGGCACCGGCTGTCGGTCTCGGCCAGCATCGGCGTCGTGGAGCGGGCGGCCGCCGAGACCCACGCCACCTGGCTGATGCAGGCGGCCGACACCACGCTGTACTGGGCCAAGGCCGACGGCAAGGCCCGCTGGACCCTCTTCGACCCCGAGCGCAACGCCCACCGCATGACCCGCCAGGCGCTGTCCAGCGCGCTGCGTGGGGCGGTGGAGCGCGAGGAGTTCGTGCTGGAGTACCAGCCGCTGGTGGGGCTGGTGGACGGGGTGCTGCGGGGGGTGGAGGCGCTGGTCCGCTGGCAGCACCCGCGGTTCGGCCGGCTCTCGCCGAATCGGTTCATCGCACTGGCGGAGGAGAACGGCGCGATCGTTCCCCTGGGCCGCTGGATCCTGGAGACCGCCTGCCGCCAAGGCCGCAGTTGGCAGCTCACCCACCCCCACAACCCACTGGTGATGAGCGTGAACGTGGCGGTGCGCCAGGTGTGGGACTCGGATCTGGTGGCGGACGTCGCCACGATCCTCGGTCGCACCGGGCTCCCGCCCCACCTCCTCCAGTTGGAGCTGACGGAGTCGGCCGTGATGGGCTCGGCCGGACGCCCGCTGGAGGCGCTTCAGCAGCTGAGCGACATGGGCGTGGCGATCGCCATCGACGACTTCGGGACCGGCTACTCCAACCTTGCCTACCTCAGCCGTCTCCCCGTCAACACCCTGAAGCTGGACGGCTCCTTCGTCCAGGGTTTCCGCGCCGGAGCCCAGCCGAACCCGGCCGACGAGACGATCGTCAAGGCCCTGGTGGACCTGGCCCACCGGCTGGGCCAGACCGTCACCGTGGAGTGCGTGGAGAGCGCCGAACAGGCGGAGCGGCTGGCGCGCATCGGCTGTGACACCGGACAGGGATGGTTCTACTCGCGACCGGTCTCGCCGGAGCTGATCACGGCGATGATCGGCGGATGCGCGGGGTACGCGGCGGCGGTCGGCGGGGCTTGA
- a CDS encoding M6 family metalloprotease domain-containing protein — MIATTVVGVPAVAAGAGGPCALPRSTAHHSEGLDSWHAGYPRPTRTLDALMLFLRFPDAVPYTTPRQLVDDHFPATTEFFRRASYGRFSLRVHPVTRWLEMPRDSTTYAIRRDWAPDRRTAYLRDAIATADRSVDFGRYDLVYLVADPDAPGIDADATKVVNFDRPLRADGAALRRLVTIFEHHPPDRNVLAHETGHVFDLPDLYHRPTGGGGDWDTRVGDWDLMGSQFGLAPEPFGWHKWKLGWLAASQVRCVREPGATTHALLPVSAPDPHDIPAPEGRPRLVVVRTGTARALVIEARARYGNDAELCTEGVLVYRVRSDVASGDGPVEVLDGHPHSEACPDESVYPRLADAPLGVGERLDIRQDGVRVEVRGRTTHDAWLIRVTRAERP; from the coding sequence ATGATCGCCACGACAGTGGTGGGAGTTCCCGCGGTGGCCGCCGGAGCGGGCGGCCCGTGCGCCCTCCCGCGCAGCACGGCGCACCACTCCGAGGGCCTGGACAGCTGGCATGCGGGCTATCCCCGCCCCACCCGCACGCTCGACGCGCTGATGCTCTTCCTCCGCTTCCCGGACGCCGTGCCGTACACCACCCCCCGGCAACTCGTCGACGACCACTTCCCGGCCACCACGGAGTTCTTCCGGCGCGCCTCCTACGGGCGCTTCTCCCTCCGGGTCCACCCGGTCACCCGGTGGCTGGAGATGCCCAGGGACTCCACCACGTACGCGATACGGCGCGACTGGGCGCCGGACCGCCGCACCGCCTATCTGCGCGACGCCATCGCCACCGCCGACCGGAGCGTGGACTTCGGGCGCTACGACCTGGTCTACCTCGTCGCCGACCCGGACGCCCCGGGCATAGACGCCGATGCCACCAAGGTCGTCAACTTCGACCGCCCGCTCCGCGCGGACGGCGCCGCGCTGCGCCGGCTCGTCACGATCTTCGAGCACCACCCACCCGACCGGAACGTGCTCGCCCATGAGACCGGACACGTCTTCGACCTGCCCGACCTCTACCACCGGCCGACCGGCGGCGGTGGGGACTGGGACACCCGGGTCGGCGACTGGGACCTGATGGGCAGCCAGTTCGGGCTGGCCCCGGAGCCCTTCGGCTGGCACAAGTGGAAGCTGGGCTGGCTCGCCGCCTCCCAGGTGCGCTGCGTCCGCGAGCCGGGCGCGACCACGCACGCCCTCCTGCCCGTCAGCGCCCCCGACCCGCACGACATCCCCGCGCCCGAGGGCCGCCCCCGGCTGGTCGTCGTCCGCACCGGCACCGCCCGGGCCCTGGTCATCGAGGCCCGCGCCCGCTATGGCAACGACGCCGAACTGTGCACGGAGGGCGTCCTCGTCTACCGCGTGCGCAGCGATGTCGCCTCCGGCGACGGCCCGGTCGAGGTCCTCGACGGCCACCCCCACAGCGAGGCGTGCCCGGACGAGTCGGTCTACCCGAGGCTCGCGGACGCCCCCCTGGGCGTCGGCGAACGCCTCGACATCCGCCAGGACGGCGTCCGCGTGGAGGTCCGCGGACGCACGACCCACGACGCCTGGCTCATCCGCGTCACGCGCGCGGAGCGCCCGTAA